Below is a genomic region from Sphingopyxis terrae subsp. terrae NBRC 15098.
TCGCCGATGCGAACAGGAGCAGCGCCAGCCGCGCGTGCTTCCCGGCAATTGCGAAAGGGCCGACTTCCGAAGGCCCGTTGCGGTTCGTCCGAGACAAAGCGCTGCGGCTGGAGCGCAAAGGGCTCGCGCTCGGCATAAGAGGCGCTGGGATCGTAATTGGCTGGCGCCTGGCCAACAAGAGCCTGGGGTGCCTCGTATGCGCTGCGCTTCGGATCTTCACTCGACAGCTTGCCGGCAACGAACGCAAACAGCGCCACGAGCGCAATCGTTCCTATGTTGCTGTTGCCCCTCTTGCCCATGTCGGAAGACTGCCACGAAGGGGTTAAAGAGTCGATTCAGCCGAAGAGCCGCCTTCAGACAGCGTAGGCGAAGGTCCCGACTGCGGCGGTCGCGAGCGCCAGGCCGATAGCGACGGTGGCGCGATCCTTCATGGGCAGCGATGCCCCTGCCAATAGCGGTCCCACTTGGCAGCATATCCGTTCCGCACCATTGCGCACGAAAGATCCCCCGACTTCGGCGAAACGCAAAAGGCCG
It encodes:
- a CDS encoding excalibur calcium-binding domain-containing protein; translated protein: MGKRGNSNIGTIALVALFAFVAGKLSSEDPKRSAYEAPQALVGQAPANYDPSASYAEREPFALQPQRFVSDEPQRAFGSRPFRNCREARAAGAAPVRIGDPGYAPRLDRDGDGIGCE